The following coding sequences lie in one Alicyclobacillus curvatus genomic window:
- a CDS encoding Gfo/Idh/MocA family oxidoreductase, translating to MMKLAMVGEDFIHDYIYPGAINGFDVDAMNTSGGWMADMHRGTDGNPLTDAVRVSVIVSPDIARAQTIARTCRIEQVASHITSEIVDAVDGVLVMERDGDRHLELARPFIERGKFVYIDKPVVQRVTELDELRALAEQHDAKVLGGSAVRYSAQLTKALHRAVAVPPASIHIAGPGPWPEYGSHMVEAMVILLGPAVTAVTALGNNAAGAVIIGWADGRHGVIQYGRGHYPPGFTVQLFGSEEMFQINLDDAITYYRGVSERIVEVAKGAKSPSDWTELRTITQVMEQVGQLVIGK from the coding sequence TTGATGAAACTGGCGATGGTTGGAGAAGATTTCATACACGACTACATTTATCCAGGGGCTATCAACGGCTTTGATGTCGATGCGATGAATACTTCCGGCGGCTGGATGGCGGATATGCATCGTGGAACGGATGGAAACCCGCTCACTGATGCGGTTCGCGTCAGCGTGATTGTGTCGCCCGATATCGCGCGAGCGCAGACTATCGCCCGAACCTGCCGCATCGAGCAAGTCGCGTCACACATCACGTCAGAGATTGTCGACGCAGTGGACGGCGTGCTGGTAATGGAGCGCGACGGCGACCGTCATCTGGAGCTGGCACGGCCATTTATCGAGCGTGGGAAGTTTGTCTACATTGACAAGCCGGTGGTACAAAGGGTCACGGAACTGGACGAACTTCGCGCTTTAGCAGAGCAACACGATGCAAAGGTGCTCGGAGGATCTGCAGTTCGCTACAGTGCACAGTTGACGAAGGCTCTGCACAGAGCAGTCGCAGTCCCTCCGGCTTCCATCCATATTGCAGGTCCCGGTCCATGGCCCGAGTACGGCAGCCACATGGTCGAAGCGATGGTCATCTTGCTTGGACCCGCTGTGACCGCTGTGACCGCTCTCGGAAACAATGCGGCAGGTGCGGTGATTATAGGGTGGGCAGACGGACGTCACGGTGTGATTCAGTACGGTCGCGGCCATTATCCCCCAGGGTTTACCGTCCAGCTGTTTGGCAGCGAGGAGATGTTTCAGATAAACCTTGACGACGCGATTACTTACTATCGCGGTGTGTCCGAACGCATTGTGGAGGTTGCCAAAGGGGCGAAGTCACCCAGTGATTGGACAGAACTGCGGACCATCACACAGGTCATGGAACAGGTGGGGCAGTTGGTGATCGGCAAATGA
- a CDS encoding metallophosphoesterase, giving the protein MTKMMQKPLYSFAVVSDVHIMTWVESEAPVRTVPAIEFAFRDIARQSPDFLVINGDLTNGKNRDLKLAMRILQQTCPYPIYYTFGNHEYYGFHEDPDFSCTKAQRQFLEFTGQAKMYDTMTRDDSTFVFLSTEHYDLDLRDRGWISETQLAWFRDTLHSIPANHTVFVFFHQPVNGTVADSHDTLVQSEELREILESRPNVFFFTGHTHCKMDQNSQIAIQNGVRYIGGAALTPSEKGDPQTRFVDVFDTDVRLRVRDNLRQAWIDEYTQRFAR; this is encoded by the coding sequence ATGACCAAGATGATGCAAAAACCGCTGTATTCCTTTGCCGTTGTGTCGGACGTCCATATTATGACCTGGGTAGAATCAGAAGCTCCTGTGCGTACTGTTCCCGCTATCGAGTTTGCATTTCGCGATATTGCCCGCCAGTCCCCTGACTTTTTGGTCATCAACGGAGACCTTACCAACGGCAAAAATCGAGACTTAAAGCTGGCGATGAGAATCTTGCAACAGACGTGCCCCTACCCCATCTATTACACATTCGGCAATCATGAATACTACGGTTTTCACGAAGACCCGGATTTCTCGTGTACAAAAGCGCAACGCCAGTTTCTTGAATTCACAGGGCAAGCAAAGATGTACGATACGATGACCCGAGATGATTCCACGTTTGTTTTCCTCTCTACCGAACATTATGACCTGGACCTTCGGGATAGAGGATGGATTTCAGAAACGCAACTCGCATGGTTCCGCGACACCTTGCACTCGATACCTGCGAATCATACGGTGTTTGTCTTCTTCCACCAGCCGGTCAATGGCACGGTGGCAGACTCTCATGACACCCTCGTGCAGTCCGAAGAACTACGTGAAATCCTGGAGTCACGACCAAACGTGTTTTTTTTCACGGGACACACCCATTGCAAGATGGACCAGAATTCACAAATCGCAATTCAAAACGGCGTCCGCTACATTGGCGGTGCGGCCCTGACACCGTCCGAAAAGGGCGACCCGCAGACTCGATTTGTTGACGTGTTCGACACCGATGTCCGTCTGCGGGTGCGCGACAACCTGCGACAGGCCTGGATAGACGAGTACACGCAAAGATTCGCACGCTAA